DNA from Methanospirillum lacunae:
AATACAGTGAGGGATTTTTTGAGCACAGGAGTAAGGTAATGAGAAAGGAGAGAGGGAATATCTTCAGATTCATGAATGGAGATGGCATCGTATTGTTGATCAGTACTTTTTAGGTTCTGCAAATACTGATTAATGACCTGCTCATAAAGGCCTTGAGGCAATCTTTTCATGGTTTGATGGAGATTTGATGGATAAATTAACTAATTATTCGAAAATCAGTCTCATTTCTAGAAATGATAATATCCACCTGTAATAATGAGATGATGCTGTTGAGGGTATTATGGATTTTTAAATGAACCGGGAATTTTAAACTCCTCAAAAGCGGTCCAGATACTAACCATGAATTGATCCAATAAAAAAAGGAGTAATTTATCCTTTCTGATAATCGTACTCCACAGTCCCGGGAAGAAGTGTTAAATCACTGACAAAATGTACTCCTGATACAACTTTTTTCACCGGGAGATCAGCAACCGGTGCCAGGGCATGCCTGAAAAGCTCAAGATCTGTCGGACCGGTCCAGGCACCGTGGACCGTAACATTACCTAGATGATACTTTACTAATTGGTGGATCTTCGGGCTGCCATCCACATCAGGAATGACTTTTATCAGGTAATTTGGAGTATCTTCAAGATATTTTTTGATATCATCGGTGGGCAGAGCCTGCCATTTGTATCCCATCGTACCCCTGGCAACTTCGAGTTCTCCATAAAAGAGCCTTCCAACGAGGGTGTCTCTGCTTACCGGATCAACTCCCAGTGAAGGACGACCTAATTTTTTGGGAAATCCCCATATTTCCCTTCCTGCTAGAATGGCAGGTTCATTATCCAGGTACATGGAGAGAACAAAGAGCCCACGGGTTCCGTTGAATTCAACCGGGATAACCTGTCCTGATTCGGTATAATCGCCAAGCCCAGATGAGTCCGGCATTCTGATGAACTCATACTTCACTACCGGCTCTGTCACCTTCAGGGGATATGGGACTACTTTTTCCAGGGCAGCAGGATCTGTCTCATACGTAATAATGAAATATTCCCGGTTATTGAACTGGTTCGGGGGGGCAGGATATGCAGGACTGTTGATTGGCATGCCCAGTGTTTTATTATCGATCTTTTGTTCTACAGAAGCAACAGTTGTGGTTGTGAGCTGAAGCAGTATCAGAATCAACGACCCGGCGAGGAATATCTGCATGACTGGATCCATACCCCTCTATGTGCTCATGTGATAGATGAAAGTATTGGGTGGATTCCTGGTATTTTTGTGCGTACGGTGAATGATACAGGAAGGTGAAATTGTAGTATTCTTTGGTGTAAAACATGAACTCTTTCAGGCATGTTTCACGTAGGGTCTTTATCCTTCTTTCATGAAAGGACAGAACCTGTTCCCACAACCCGGACATAGAAATCGTGTACTGGTCACTGCTGCTAGAGCTAAGCACACCAGGAAGATGAACATCAGAACTGGTGATGCGAACAATGAAGGGATGGGAGGCAGGAATAGTATGGCAAAAAGAAACCCGGAGATGACGAGATTTCCGGTAGTATATGGTCTAGGAGCTACTTTCCACAATTGTGCGAAATATCCGGGGAGGATGTGAACACAGGTGCCTTTGATTGGGCATAATGCACAAAAAAACCGGGTAATAAATATTCCTGCGATAACTGCCAGAAGGAGATACCCACCTGCCATGTATTGTGATCGTAAAGCGATGGCATAAAACCCGTCTAGTACGGCAGCAACTCCGAGAATCAGGCCAATAACTCCAAATGTTGTCTTATTCATACTAGAATTAAGCCATCAGATTAAAAAAATG
Protein-coding regions in this window:
- a CDS encoding acetoacetate decarboxylase, with translation MQIFLAGSLILILLQLTTTTVASVEQKIDNKTLGMPINSPAYPAPPNQFNNREYFIITYETDPAALEKVVPYPLKVTEPVVKYEFIRMPDSSGLGDYTESGQVIPVEFNGTRGLFVLSMYLDNEPAILAGREIWGFPKKLGRPSLGVDPVSRDTLVGRLFYGELEVARGTMGYKWQALPTDDIKKYLEDTPNYLIKVIPDVDGSPKIHQLVKYHLGNVTVHGAWTGPTDLELFRHALAPVADLPVKKVVSGVHFVSDLTLLPGTVEYDYQKG